A region of Pyxidicoccus parkwaysis DNA encodes the following proteins:
- a CDS encoding flagellar motor protein translates to MRRGALLLTTALLVPFVSAAQTLVSDTASLASTIAGRVCRDVNGDGLCGADEPGLADVRLVLTTGREVRTDAHGRYHVEGVDSRMPDATGGLHLRPGRQRLKVDPRSLPAASQVSPDAATVEVPWGAVVLQDFAVRSVATQAAPLALSYEASPPVAELVAGEGAVRFRVAGNAAPGDRVTVSGLAAEVDARGAWSALVPLVVGANTLAITATAPDGAVRLFRQRVDVVRRGDGWLVAPRPMEPAGSLQLPAGRDEQVASGTTRLRVTAPEGTRVRTPKGETVVGPQGSAEVPVALEPGHNAVPVHLEVPGQPPRDETLEIAAAARPFAVGLLDVEATWAPSGGDVQLRGRGSAHAELRLSDVELVGELDLRDTDIRTLRGADLPDWFRARLPERFERVPDIDLTPAEWGDDSVSLTPNAPEGRLRLEARHADYGRAGLGSYRALIQDREVGRYHRPLFGPYAELTTKSQPDSTARAGVDVFGGSLTDPSRMLTAVPAHEELRATGGSLYYLGAVSISEGSELVRLEIRDGVTGLPLAERHLVRGRDYEIDYFSGRILLARPLSFIAGDSWLRTGSPTEAPEPVLVVDYAALRTADANDSAGAELWGEWHGARLGLGAVREGREGKPYTLYTGSARAALGAYSLTAEVASSRGTAVESSLFGLSDDGGLSFLRPAEGLGTEGEALGLRVRGPAVGGGSVDAAFRLRAKGFSDGAHTEAALFRQTSLRVRQPVGRRVSVTLLADERRSADPREPFVDSPFTARTVGAGVGYEEALWSARLEVRDSRLGAAEVVGEGPALFGGRTSAGVAGTWRPFTGVELSAAHRQMLTLHGEGPGRFDDTFTSAGVELDVVKDTRVGVHGGWGPELGPRAWADVESRSGQDVYYGGYSVDVDGPDFGAGRTLTGARTELPDTGTALFVEDVGAHDTNAVRLARAVGLQQQLTGGFSVGARYERGVRSLLDVDAPLDRDAAGVFAELVRERVRLEGRVELRHEEGIPERGSRTPVDRLQTVVALAAQAELREDVTASGRVDFARTENLDALESRLVEGYAAVAWRPGPWLVVARYGLTRELLPGARAAFGERALQIFSLLPAVRVGDRFSVAAGLHAGRSSLMHSVRWVWTGTVRPAVRVVGGLEIAAELARRTASLDGERLTAVRAEVAYRVDERLRLAAGYTFLGFSGLGLTADSSENQDRLYLRAEVAY, encoded by the coding sequence ATGAGGCGCGGGGCACTGCTGCTCACGACCGCGCTGCTCGTGCCCTTCGTGTCGGCGGCGCAGACGCTGGTGTCCGATACGGCGTCGCTGGCGTCCACCATCGCCGGGCGCGTCTGCCGCGACGTGAATGGCGACGGCCTCTGCGGCGCGGACGAGCCGGGACTGGCGGACGTGCGGCTCGTGCTGACCACCGGCCGCGAGGTGCGCACGGACGCTCACGGCCGCTACCACGTCGAAGGTGTGGACTCGCGCATGCCGGACGCGACGGGCGGGCTGCACCTGCGCCCGGGCCGTCAGCGCCTCAAGGTGGACCCGCGCTCGCTGCCGGCCGCGAGCCAGGTGAGTCCCGACGCCGCCACGGTGGAGGTGCCGTGGGGCGCCGTCGTCCTCCAGGACTTCGCGGTGCGCAGCGTGGCCACGCAGGCGGCGCCGCTGGCGCTCTCGTACGAAGCCTCGCCTCCGGTGGCGGAGCTCGTGGCGGGCGAAGGCGCCGTGCGCTTCCGTGTGGCCGGCAATGCGGCACCGGGAGACCGCGTCACCGTCTCGGGCCTCGCGGCGGAGGTAGATGCTCGCGGCGCGTGGAGCGCGCTCGTCCCGCTGGTGGTGGGCGCGAACACGCTCGCGATTACAGCCACCGCTCCGGACGGCGCGGTGCGCCTCTTCCGCCAGCGCGTGGACGTGGTGCGCCGGGGTGACGGCTGGCTGGTGGCGCCGCGTCCGATGGAGCCCGCGGGCTCGCTCCAGCTTCCCGCCGGGCGCGACGAGCAGGTGGCCAGCGGCACCACCCGTCTGCGCGTGACGGCCCCGGAAGGCACGCGCGTGCGCACGCCCAAAGGCGAGACGGTGGTGGGGCCGCAGGGCAGCGCGGAAGTACCGGTCGCCCTGGAGCCGGGTCACAACGCGGTGCCGGTGCACCTGGAGGTGCCGGGCCAGCCGCCGCGCGACGAGACGCTGGAGATTGCCGCCGCCGCGAGGCCCTTCGCCGTGGGACTCCTGGACGTGGAGGCCACCTGGGCGCCCTCGGGTGGCGATGTGCAGTTGCGAGGCCGCGGCTCCGCCCACGCCGAGCTTCGCCTGTCCGACGTGGAGCTCGTCGGCGAGCTCGACCTGCGCGACACCGACATCCGCACGCTGCGCGGCGCGGACCTGCCGGACTGGTTCCGCGCGCGCCTGCCCGAGCGCTTCGAGCGCGTGCCGGACATCGACCTCACCCCGGCCGAGTGGGGCGACGACTCGGTGTCGCTCACGCCAAATGCCCCAGAAGGGCGCCTGCGGCTGGAGGCGCGGCACGCGGACTACGGCCGCGCCGGCCTGGGCTCGTACCGCGCCCTGATTCAGGACCGCGAGGTGGGCCGCTACCACCGGCCCCTCTTCGGCCCCTACGCGGAGCTGACGACGAAGTCACAGCCGGACTCGACGGCGCGAGCGGGCGTGGACGTCTTCGGCGGAAGCCTCACCGACCCGAGCCGCATGCTCACGGCGGTGCCCGCGCACGAGGAACTGCGCGCCACCGGCGGCAGCCTCTACTACCTCGGAGCGGTGTCCATCTCCGAGGGCTCCGAGCTGGTGCGCCTGGAGATTCGCGACGGCGTCACGGGCCTGCCGCTGGCGGAGCGCCACCTGGTGCGCGGGCGCGACTACGAAATCGACTACTTCTCCGGCCGCATCCTCCTGGCCCGGCCGCTGTCCTTCATCGCGGGCGACTCCTGGCTGCGCACGGGCTCGCCCACCGAGGCGCCCGAGCCGGTGCTGGTGGTGGACTACGCGGCGCTGCGCACGGCGGACGCCAACGACTCGGCCGGCGCGGAGCTCTGGGGCGAGTGGCACGGCGCACGTCTCGGGCTCGGGGCGGTGCGCGAGGGACGCGAGGGCAAGCCCTACACGCTCTACACCGGCAGCGCGCGGGCGGCCCTGGGCGCCTACTCGCTGACGGCGGAGGTGGCCTCCAGTCGAGGCACCGCGGTGGAGTCCAGCCTCTTCGGCCTCTCGGACGACGGCGGCCTCAGCTTCCTCCGCCCGGCGGAGGGGCTCGGCACGGAGGGCGAGGCGCTGGGGCTGCGCGTGCGAGGCCCGGCGGTGGGTGGCGGCTCCGTGGATGCGGCCTTCCGCCTGCGCGCGAAGGGCTTCTCCGACGGCGCGCATACCGAAGCGGCCTTGTTCCGGCAGACGTCGCTGCGCGTGCGCCAGCCGGTGGGCCGCCGGGTGAGCGTGACGCTGCTCGCGGACGAGCGCCGCTCGGCCGACCCTCGCGAGCCCTTCGTGGACTCGCCCTTCACCGCGCGGACGGTGGGCGCGGGCGTGGGCTACGAGGAGGCACTGTGGAGCGCGCGGCTGGAAGTGCGTGACTCGCGACTGGGCGCGGCGGAGGTGGTGGGGGAGGGGCCAGCCCTCTTCGGTGGCCGCACCTCGGCGGGCGTGGCGGGCACCTGGCGTCCCTTCACGGGCGTGGAGCTGAGCGCGGCGCACCGGCAGATGCTCACGCTGCACGGCGAGGGGCCGGGCCGCTTCGACGACACCTTCACCTCGGCGGGCGTCGAGCTGGATGTGGTGAAGGACACGCGCGTGGGCGTGCACGGCGGCTGGGGCCCGGAGCTGGGCCCGCGCGCGTGGGCCGACGTGGAGTCGCGCAGCGGGCAGGACGTGTACTACGGCGGCTACTCGGTGGACGTGGACGGGCCGGACTTCGGCGCGGGCCGCACGCTGACGGGTGCCCGCACCGAGCTGCCGGACACCGGCACCGCGCTCTTCGTCGAGGACGTGGGCGCGCACGACACCAACGCCGTGCGGCTGGCGCGCGCGGTGGGGCTCCAGCAGCAGCTGACGGGCGGCTTCAGCGTGGGCGCGCGGTACGAGCGCGGCGTGCGCAGCCTGCTCGACGTGGATGCGCCGTTGGACCGCGACGCGGCCGGCGTCTTCGCCGAGCTCGTGCGGGAGCGCGTGCGCCTGGAGGGCCGGGTGGAGCTGCGGCACGAGGAAGGAATCCCCGAGCGCGGCTCCCGCACGCCGGTGGACCGCTTGCAGACAGTGGTGGCGCTCGCCGCGCAGGCGGAGCTGCGCGAGGACGTGACGGCTTCCGGCCGCGTGGACTTCGCCCGCACCGAGAACCTGGACGCGCTGGAGTCGAGGCTGGTGGAGGGCTACGCGGCGGTGGCCTGGCGCCCCGGCCCGTGGCTGGTGGTGGCCCGCTATGGCCTCACTCGCGAGCTGCTGCCCGGAGCCCGCGCCGCATTCGGTGAAAGGGCACTGCAAATTTTCTCGCTGCTGCCGGCCGTGCGGGTGGGAGACCGATTCTCTGTCGCGGCGGGCCTGCACGCGGGGCGTTCCAGTCTCATGCACTCTGTGCGCTGGGTGTGGACGGGCACGGTGCGTCCGGCGGTGCGTGTGGTGGGCGGACTGGAAATAGCGGCCGAGCTTGCCCGACGCACGGCGTCCCTCGACGGTGAGCGGCTGACGGCCGTGAGGGCGGAGGTGGCATACCGCGTGGATGAGCGGCTGCGTCTCGCCGCCGGGTACACATTCCTGGGCTTCAGCGGTTTGGGGCTGACGGCTGACTCGTCGGAGAATCAGGACCGGCTCTACCTGCGAGCCGAAGTGGCCTACTAG
- a CDS encoding MYXO-CTERM sorting domain-containing protein, with protein sequence MRAAFVFILCLGLATAASAAVDRADIAGFPRFVDVWRPGVYSASSTQKVEAWDHGTLVGEFFEADVYGTFLAPSGCFAIVKNDGTLISNSNCIRSDNIFPGDTSSTTPDVRRVRFTPSGTGYATVRLGSTDFQLLTTLPASTVAPPWRTLKVDDPFFTPTEVMNVTETDGGVPHAIFVSRTGAGDFLWYRGMELSSQVVIPAGLPQDLPVTVDLFADEGPNPVAIYASDAGLFRGELVPADGGVATTPFTPVTILDAGTRVRIISVDVNTGQGSVHGEGYGLALGLGDHDEVVLLGSVPTDSAADAGTLWRVNPKVDTSLLQEPREVNCVDSTFCVIRTETPGETPVGNLRLYTNAEAPRFESGTQPVVLNEGSVQAQTRVIIATDDDGDAVRVSLDPPSASGLVDVSATLQPDTLDLRITPRVTEVCKDETQELTVYAADGLGTHDQTGKVRVTIANVRGPEAPGVTPLNDVAVAGGASRVFTASPSAVGLCQPVGYTWKSTTSSQPALVPAANGTATFTPPDVLCVPAGVRYTYTVEGLDEGGLASTPTSFTVDVAPWGKPLAPFSAGTTRTLLAGPDAGVVVTPEAPQHLCTGTPGLPTVETVWRLTNPGAGVPAAFTVRDADGGTVSLSSPVVSPELRVEAQACTRGSLSFTAFNRIQTAASGVQDGPEATVSVDAVPAPEDISAAQLSLTTTSVGPRQVDVQLGTSLLCPAEYDLKAQMSLRAQDGTVLADEVVDVEKGWTAPLPASCSAQAYVVHGQLFDESTGTRRNGGTAETQVSAPALPVQLGTVQGDAMVARCGERATATLTQTLPADACQSVDISWKQVSGPALAEAELGGAQVAVATRDTGFEGLVGESVVLSVTADAGGGNSATVEHTVPITVAPFVDVVHESESSTGSEKNLAGVVVTLRNTTACQVESLRHVEQVDGVDWVPGSVRVDGQPVTEQPAEGGFAVEGITLPANGTSTLTYVTRPRLLSSASFEGAVFLNGVQVSGSVQAPATSGCGCSGGGAGSAVFGLLALARLLRRRRGV encoded by the coding sequence GTGCGCGCCGCCTTCGTCTTCATTCTCTGCCTGGGTCTGGCCACGGCGGCATCCGCCGCGGTGGATCGCGCCGACATCGCGGGCTTCCCTCGCTTCGTGGATGTCTGGCGGCCCGGTGTCTACTCGGCGTCGTCGACGCAGAAGGTGGAGGCCTGGGACCACGGCACCCTGGTCGGGGAGTTCTTCGAAGCGGACGTGTACGGCACCTTCCTGGCTCCCTCCGGCTGCTTCGCCATCGTGAAGAACGACGGCACGTTGATCAGCAACTCCAACTGCATCCGCTCCGACAACATCTTCCCGGGTGACACGAGCTCCACCACGCCCGACGTGCGGCGTGTCCGCTTCACGCCCTCGGGGACGGGCTACGCGACGGTGCGGCTGGGCAGCACCGACTTCCAGTTGCTCACCACGCTCCCGGCGAGCACCGTCGCGCCGCCGTGGCGCACGCTGAAGGTGGATGATCCCTTCTTCACCCCCACCGAGGTGATGAACGTGACGGAGACGGATGGCGGCGTTCCTCATGCCATCTTCGTGAGCCGCACCGGGGCTGGGGACTTCCTCTGGTACCGTGGGATGGAGCTGAGCTCCCAGGTCGTCATTCCAGCGGGTCTGCCCCAGGACCTGCCCGTGACGGTGGACCTCTTCGCCGACGAGGGGCCCAACCCCGTCGCCATCTACGCGAGCGACGCCGGGCTCTTCCGTGGGGAATTGGTGCCGGCCGACGGAGGTGTGGCCACCACGCCCTTCACGCCGGTGACGATTCTGGATGCGGGGACGCGCGTGCGCATCATCTCCGTGGACGTGAATACCGGGCAGGGCAGCGTGCACGGCGAGGGGTACGGCCTCGCGCTGGGCCTGGGTGACCACGACGAGGTCGTGCTGCTGGGCTCTGTCCCCACCGACAGTGCGGCGGATGCGGGCACGCTCTGGCGCGTCAACCCGAAGGTGGACACCTCGTTGCTGCAGGAGCCCCGGGAAGTGAACTGCGTGGACTCCACCTTCTGCGTCATCAGAACGGAGACTCCGGGCGAGACCCCGGTGGGCAACCTGCGCCTCTACACCAACGCGGAGGCGCCCCGCTTTGAGTCGGGCACGCAGCCCGTGGTCCTCAACGAGGGGAGCGTGCAGGCTCAGACCCGCGTCATCATCGCGACGGATGACGACGGCGACGCGGTGCGCGTCTCGTTGGACCCGCCGTCCGCCTCGGGCCTGGTGGACGTGAGCGCCACGTTGCAGCCGGACACGCTGGACCTGCGCATCACCCCTCGGGTCACCGAGGTCTGCAAGGACGAGACGCAGGAGCTCACCGTCTACGCGGCGGATGGCCTGGGCACCCATGACCAGACCGGGAAGGTGCGCGTCACCATCGCCAACGTGCGCGGCCCCGAGGCGCCGGGCGTGACGCCGTTGAATGACGTGGCCGTCGCGGGCGGAGCCTCGCGAGTCTTCACGGCCTCGCCGTCCGCAGTCGGTCTGTGCCAGCCGGTGGGCTACACGTGGAAGTCAACGACTTCGAGCCAGCCCGCCCTCGTGCCGGCCGCCAATGGGACGGCGACCTTCACGCCTCCGGACGTCCTGTGCGTTCCGGCGGGCGTCCGCTACACGTACACCGTGGAGGGACTGGACGAGGGCGGGCTCGCATCCACACCGACGAGCTTCACGGTGGACGTGGCACCGTGGGGCAAGCCACTGGCGCCCTTCAGCGCAGGCACGACGCGGACGCTGTTGGCGGGGCCGGACGCGGGAGTCGTCGTGACGCCCGAGGCGCCGCAGCACCTGTGCACCGGTACGCCGGGCCTGCCCACGGTGGAGACGGTGTGGCGGCTGACCAACCCCGGCGCCGGAGTGCCCGCGGCCTTCACCGTGCGGGATGCGGACGGCGGCACCGTCTCGCTGTCCTCCCCGGTGGTGAGCCCCGAGCTTCGGGTGGAGGCCCAGGCGTGTACGCGCGGCAGCCTCTCGTTCACCGCCTTCAATCGCATCCAGACCGCCGCGAGTGGTGTGCAGGATGGCCCGGAGGCCACGGTCAGCGTGGACGCGGTGCCGGCGCCCGAGGACATCTCTGCCGCGCAGCTCTCGCTCACCACGACCTCCGTGGGGCCGAGGCAGGTGGACGTGCAGCTCGGCACGTCGTTGCTGTGCCCGGCCGAGTATGACCTGAAGGCGCAGATGTCCTTGCGAGCGCAGGACGGAACCGTCCTGGCCGACGAGGTGGTGGACGTCGAGAAGGGCTGGACGGCTCCGCTGCCGGCGTCGTGCTCCGCCCAGGCCTACGTCGTCCATGGCCAGCTCTTCGATGAGAGCACCGGCACGCGGCGCAACGGAGGCACCGCGGAGACCCAGGTGTCCGCGCCCGCGCTCCCTGTCCAACTGGGGACGGTGCAGGGCGACGCCATGGTGGCCCGCTGCGGTGAGCGCGCGACGGCCACGCTGACGCAGACGCTTCCCGCCGACGCGTGCCAGTCGGTGGACATCTCCTGGAAGCAGGTGAGCGGACCCGCGCTCGCGGAGGCCGAGCTGGGTGGTGCGCAGGTGGCGGTTGCCACGCGCGACACGGGCTTCGAGGGGCTGGTGGGCGAGTCCGTCGTGTTGAGCGTCACCGCTGATGCGGGCGGCGGCAACAGCGCGACGGTGGAGCACACGGTGCCCATCACCGTGGCGCCCTTCGTGGACGTGGTGCACGAGTCCGAGTCGTCCACGGGCTCGGAGAAGAATCTGGCGGGCGTGGTGGTGACGCTGCGCAACACCACGGCGTGCCAGGTGGAAAGCCTGCGTCACGTGGAGCAGGTGGACGGCGTGGACTGGGTGCCCGGCAGCGTGAGGGTGGATGGACAGCCTGTGACGGAGCAGCCGGCGGAAGGCGGCTTCGCGGTGGAAGGCATCACGCTGCCGGCCAACGGTACGAGCACGCTCACGTATGTGACGCGTCCCCGGCTGCTTTCCTCTGCGAGCTTCGAGGGCGCGGTGTTCCTCAATGGCGTGCAGGTGTCGGGCTCGGTTCAGGCGCCAGCCACCTCGGGCTGCGGATGCTCCGGCGGCGGCGCGGGCTCGGCCGTGTTCGGGCTGCTGGCCCTGGCGCGACTGCTGCGCCGCCGTCGCGGAGTGTGA
- the mgtA gene encoding magnesium-translocating P-type ATPase: MSVPKSLRWLSWFFGIVLLAAVIVASRHFSEARDFARLTENAEPWWLALAVLFQAGTYVAQGQVFRLVAKRGAFPLGLATACRLGLTKLFVDQAVPTAGLGGTLVLAAGLQRRGMSRKVVAAGVVVDLASYYAVYVLCLAAALVVTTVRGEDSPVVLLVSLVFVVFAVGYSSLLLALSGRGAREVPRRLARLGPVRTALEFVQDSDPALTRDRTLFLGTCAYQLAIVLCDAATLWVLIRALGAHGSPWGVFASFMISSLLHTVGFMPGGLGTFEAASVLTLRMVGVPVAVALAATLLFRGLTFWLPMLPGIWLSRRELGHRRPGHSEPHAEAARADEPLPSLLARLSTSPEGLSASEAERRLRVGGPNEPAATRPWTKFLEFLRASANPLVVILLVAGTASAFLGEESDAAIIGGIVLLSAGINFWQTFRSERAVKRLQGRIAPTATVRRDGAFCDVPRQQVVAGDVIRLSAGDLVPADARLLESSDLHVQQAALTGESLPAEKAAEQGALISSGPDSPALVFLGTSIVSGTATAVVFAAGRDTAFGEIVERLAARPEETEFERGARRFGMLILQTVIFLVLFILVVNVSLGRNAFESVLFSVALAVGLTPEFLPMITTVTLAQGAIRMAREKVIVKHLASMQNLGSIDVLCSDKTGTLTAGTMSLDDSLDALGATSERPLFLGHLNARFETGIRSPLDAAILERPTSGAGATPYSKVDEVPFDFDRRRLSVVVENGDGLTLITKGAPESVLTVCTSYEAGGDVHPLDDDSSARCLRVFSELSERGFRVLAVASKRVPGPRAFNASDERELSLAGFLTFADPLVDGAAQSIERLRRDGVEVKILTGDNELVTRHVCAQAGISAERIVLGHELRLMDEQALARVAEQAQVFARVSPSQKHRIIRALRAHGHVVGFLGDGINDAPSLHGADVGISVAGAVDVAREASDIILLERRLDVLHAGILAGRRAFGNIFKYLLMGTSSNFGNMFSMAGAALFLPFLPMLPTQILLNNLLYDLAQLTIPTDNVDPAWVARPQRWDISVMRRFMVLIGPVSSLFDFLTFAALLRLFHFGQSAFQTGWFIESLATQVLVLFVIRTMGRPWSNRPSVPLALTSVTVVIVGVALPYSPVAPLLKMEALPPAYLAFVALVVPTYLVLVELLKGKLLRRLMPAQTRADAVS, from the coding sequence ATGTCCGTGCCGAAGTCCCTGCGGTGGCTCTCATGGTTCTTCGGCATCGTCCTGCTGGCGGCCGTCATCGTCGCCTCGCGCCACTTCTCCGAGGCCCGTGACTTCGCCCGCCTCACGGAGAACGCCGAGCCCTGGTGGCTCGCGCTCGCCGTGCTCTTCCAGGCAGGCACCTACGTGGCACAGGGGCAGGTCTTCCGTCTCGTCGCGAAGCGGGGCGCATTTCCCCTCGGGCTCGCGACGGCGTGCCGCCTGGGTCTCACCAAGCTGTTCGTCGACCAGGCCGTTCCCACCGCGGGCCTGGGAGGGACGCTTGTCCTCGCAGCGGGGCTCCAGCGGCGGGGCATGTCGAGGAAGGTGGTGGCGGCCGGCGTCGTCGTCGACCTCGCCTCCTACTACGCCGTCTACGTGCTCTGTCTGGCGGCGGCGCTCGTCGTCACCACTGTGCGCGGCGAGGACAGCCCTGTCGTCCTGCTCGTGTCGCTGGTCTTCGTTGTGTTCGCGGTGGGGTATAGCAGCCTCCTCCTTGCACTCTCGGGCCGGGGCGCCCGCGAGGTGCCGCGCCGGCTGGCGCGTCTCGGCCCGGTGCGCACCGCCCTCGAGTTCGTCCAGGACTCGGACCCGGCCCTCACCCGCGACAGGACGCTCTTCCTCGGGACGTGCGCGTATCAGCTCGCCATCGTCCTCTGCGACGCGGCCACGCTCTGGGTCCTCATCCGCGCGCTCGGCGCGCATGGCTCTCCGTGGGGCGTGTTCGCGAGCTTCATGATTTCGAGCCTCCTGCACACCGTGGGCTTCATGCCGGGCGGGCTGGGGACGTTCGAGGCCGCATCCGTCCTCACCTTGCGGATGGTGGGCGTCCCCGTCGCGGTGGCCCTGGCCGCCACGCTCCTGTTCCGAGGCCTCACCTTCTGGCTGCCGATGCTGCCCGGCATCTGGCTCTCCCGGCGCGAGCTGGGCCACCGCCGGCCCGGGCACTCCGAGCCACATGCCGAGGCCGCGAGAGCGGACGAGCCCCTGCCATCGCTGCTCGCACGGCTCTCCACCTCACCCGAGGGCCTCTCCGCGTCCGAGGCGGAGCGTCGCCTCAGGGTGGGCGGCCCCAACGAGCCGGCGGCCACGCGACCCTGGACGAAGTTCCTCGAGTTCCTCCGGGCCTCGGCGAATCCGCTCGTCGTCATCCTGCTCGTGGCGGGGACGGCCTCGGCCTTCCTCGGCGAGGAGAGCGACGCGGCCATCATCGGCGGCATCGTCCTGCTCAGCGCGGGCATCAACTTCTGGCAGACGTTCCGCTCCGAGCGCGCCGTCAAGCGGCTCCAGGGGCGGATTGCGCCCACCGCCACGGTGCGACGCGACGGCGCCTTTTGCGACGTGCCACGCCAGCAGGTCGTCGCGGGGGACGTCATCCGTCTGTCGGCGGGAGACCTCGTCCCGGCTGACGCGCGGCTCCTGGAGTCGAGCGACCTGCACGTGCAGCAGGCCGCGCTGACGGGCGAGTCGCTGCCGGCGGAGAAGGCAGCGGAGCAGGGCGCGCTCATCTCCAGCGGACCGGACTCTCCGGCGCTCGTCTTCCTGGGAACGTCCATCGTGAGCGGCACCGCGACAGCTGTCGTGTTCGCGGCCGGGCGGGACACGGCCTTCGGAGAAATCGTCGAGCGACTGGCCGCGCGGCCGGAGGAGACCGAGTTCGAGCGAGGCGCACGCCGCTTCGGCATGCTCATCCTCCAGACGGTCATCTTCCTGGTGCTCTTCATCCTGGTGGTGAACGTGAGCCTCGGGCGTAACGCCTTCGAGTCCGTGCTCTTCTCCGTCGCGCTGGCCGTCGGGCTCACCCCCGAGTTCCTCCCGATGATCACCACCGTGACGCTCGCGCAGGGCGCCATCCGGATGGCGCGCGAGAAGGTCATCGTCAAACACCTCGCGTCGATGCAGAACCTCGGGAGCATCGACGTGCTGTGCAGTGACAAGACGGGCACGCTGACCGCGGGCACCATGTCACTCGACGACTCGCTGGATGCCCTGGGCGCGACGAGCGAGCGCCCGCTCTTCCTCGGCCACCTCAACGCCCGGTTCGAGACGGGAATCCGGAGCCCGCTGGACGCCGCCATCCTGGAGCGCCCCACGTCAGGGGCCGGGGCCACGCCGTACTCGAAGGTCGATGAGGTTCCCTTCGACTTCGACCGCCGCCGCCTCTCCGTGGTGGTGGAGAACGGGGACGGGCTCACGCTCATCACCAAGGGTGCGCCGGAGAGCGTGCTGACCGTCTGTACCTCGTACGAGGCGGGCGGGGACGTCCATCCTCTCGATGACGATTCGTCCGCGCGGTGCCTCCGCGTGTTCAGCGAGCTGAGCGAGCGAGGCTTCCGGGTGCTCGCGGTGGCCAGCAAGCGCGTCCCCGGACCTCGGGCCTTCAACGCCTCGGATGAGCGTGAGCTCTCGCTGGCGGGGTTCTTGACCTTCGCGGACCCGCTGGTCGATGGAGCGGCCCAATCCATCGAGCGCCTTCGCCGGGACGGGGTGGAGGTGAAGATACTCACGGGCGACAACGAGCTCGTCACGCGCCATGTCTGCGCGCAGGCCGGAATCTCCGCGGAGCGAATCGTCCTGGGCCACGAGCTTCGTCTCATGGACGAGCAGGCGCTGGCGCGTGTCGCGGAGCAGGCCCAGGTCTTCGCCCGGGTGTCACCTTCGCAGAAGCACCGCATCATCCGCGCGCTGCGGGCGCACGGCCACGTCGTGGGCTTCCTGGGCGACGGCATCAACGACGCGCCGTCGCTGCATGGCGCGGACGTGGGAATCTCCGTCGCGGGAGCCGTCGATGTCGCGCGCGAGGCGTCGGACATCATCCTGCTCGAGCGCAGGCTGGACGTGCTTCACGCCGGCATCCTCGCGGGCCGGCGCGCGTTCGGGAACATCTTCAAGTACCTGCTCATGGGGACGAGCTCGAACTTCGGAAACATGTTCAGCATGGCCGGGGCGGCGTTGTTCCTGCCCTTCCTGCCGATGCTGCCGACGCAAATCCTGCTCAACAACCTGCTCTATGACCTCGCGCAGCTCACCATTCCCACGGACAACGTGGACCCCGCCTGGGTGGCCCGCCCGCAGCGGTGGGACATCTCGGTGATGCGCAGGTTCATGGTGCTGATTGGCCCGGTGAGCTCGCTCTTCGACTTCCTCACCTTCGCGGCGCTCCTGCGGTTGTTCCACTTCGGGCAGTCCGCGTTCCAGACGGGCTGGTTCATCGAGTCGCTGGCCACGCAGGTCCTGGTGCTGTTCGTGATTCGGACCATGGGACGCCCGTGGTCCAACCGCCCCAGTGTCCCGCTCGCGCTCACCTCGGTGACCGTGGTCATCGTGGGCGTCGCGCTCCCGTACTCGCCCGTCGCACCGCTGCTCAAGATGGAGGCGCTGCCACCCGCGTACCTCGCCTTCGTGGCGCTCGTGGTGCCGACCTACCTGGTGCTGGTCGAGCTCCTGAAGGGGAAGCTGCTGCGGCGCCTCATGCCCGCGCAGACGCGGGCCGACGCTGTGTCCTAG